The Salvia miltiorrhiza cultivar Shanhuang (shh) chromosome 1, IMPLAD_Smil_shh, whole genome shotgun sequence genome has a window encoding:
- the LOC131005052 gene encoding early nodulin-like protein 17, translating to MSSSAHLASAVLLLLLSSAAATDHIVGANKGWNPGLNYTLWANNHTFYVGDLISFRYQKTQYNVFEVNRTGYDNCTTEGATGNWSSGKDFILLDKAKRYYFICGNGGCFSGMKVSVLVHALPSPPKSSLAAEHSSAAAAAPGVVGPLLAALLSVWFG from the exons ATGTCCAGCTCAGCCCACCTTGCATCCGCCgtgctcctcctcctcctctcctcCGCAGCCGCAACCGACCACATCGTCGGCGCCAACAAGGGCTGGAACCCCGGCCTCAACTACACCCTCTGGGCCAACAACCACACCTTCTACGTCGGCGACCTCATCT CGTTTAGGTACCAGAAAACACAGTACAATGTGTTCGAGGTGAACCGGACGGGGTATGACAACTGCACGACGGAGGGGGCCACCGGAAATTGGAGCAGCGGCAAAGATTTTATACTGCTGGACAAGGCCAAGAGGTACTACTTCATCTGTGGGAATGGCGGCTGCTTCAGCGGCATGAAGGTCTCTGTTCTTGTCCACGCGCTGCCGTCACCGCCCAAGTCTTCCTTGGCGGCGGAGCACTCCTCTGCTGCCGCCGCGGCGCCTGGAGTTGTGGGGCCGCTTTTGGCTGCCTTGCTCTCTGTTTGGTTTGGATAA
- the LOC131011583 gene encoding uncharacterized protein LOC131011583 — MDEDFQEELVEQSMEETIISQHDTANGAPKRNVRGVTKGLSLQKKCQRTPKLDVIIHPTRNRIVGENAKDFKTEACVMVKQFAQVQHPRWKDIPMENKRKMWIGMKQKFNLEEDVHVKKVVFAQFNRQYRSYKHKLHVHYLTNKGERTILDKSPHGVNREDWKLLIDYFESDAFKRDPETGEEPTRTAAWRKSRYNNEKKEWVDDTSKEVYEKLIMRQSLPEDGGEPMTEDEAFIKVLGEEKSSRLRGCGDGIKPTSKRGERINLDLQKENEELRKQNQELTARFESLEAQVSNNEVNLQTQVEAVLRMRLPGLMQSLSQNSETPNSN; from the exons ATGGATGAAGATTTCCAAGAAGAGTTGGTGGAACAATCAATGGAGGAAACAATAATTTCACAACACGATACGGCTAatg GTGCGCCCAAACGGAATGTCAGAGGTGTTACGAAAGGCTTATCACTCCAAAAGAAATGTCAGCGTACTCCAAAATTAGACGTGATTATACATCCGACAAGAAATCGGATTGTTGGCGAGAATGCTAAAGACTTCAAGACGGAAGCGTGTGTGATGGTAAAGCAATTTGCACAAGTTCAACACCCTCGTTGGAAAGACATCCCAATGGAAAACAAGAGGAAGATGTGGATTGGAATGAAG CAAAAGTTTAATCTGGAAGAAGACGTCCACGTCAAAAAAGTAGTATTTGCGCAATTCAATCGCCAATATAGGAGCTACAAGCATAAGTTGCACGTGCACTATCTTACAAACAAGGGAGAAAGAACTATCTTGGATAAGTCTCCACATGGAGTAAATCGTGAAGATTGGAAACTACTAATTGATTATTTTGAGAGCGATGCATTCAAG CGTGATCCTGAAACTGGCGAGGAGCCTACTCGTACAGCCGCATGGAGAAAAAGTCGATACAACaatgagaaaaaagaatgggTCGATGATACTTCTAAAGAAGTCTAT GAAAAACTTATTATGCGTCAAAGTCTACCAGAAGACGGTGGAGAACCTATGACCGAGGATGAAGCATTCATAAAAGTTCTTGGAGAAGAAAAATCTAGCAGATTACGTGGATGTGGAGATGGGATCAAGCCAACTTCTAAAAGAGGAGAAAGGATAAATCTTGATCTTCAAAAGGAGAATGAAGAATTAAGAAAACAAAATCAAGAATTGACAGCTCGATTTGAGTCCTTAGAAGCTCAAGTTAGTAACAATGAAGTCAACCTACAGACTCAAGTCGAAGCTGTTCTGAGAATGCGGCTCCCAGGTCTCATGCAAAGCTTGAGTCAAAATAGTGAAACTCCAAATTCCAATTAA